In Cinclus cinclus chromosome 1, bCinCin1.1, whole genome shotgun sequence, the sequence TAGGAAAAGAGATCACAGcatcaattaggttggaaaagacttctgagATCATTGAGCCCATCCCATGACccaacaccaccttgtcaaccgGACTGTGACACCGAGAGCAATATCCAGTCTATCCTTCAACACGTCCAGGGACAGAGAtaccaccacctccctgggaagTTCATTCCAATACCTAATCAccctttttgtgaagaaattaatcctaaaaaagtgttttgaatGAGGAAAGCACCAAAAGCCTACATGGAGTACTGCCTGTTTGTTGGCATCAAACTTTACAGTGAGACTTCACGATGGCACTGTAATCTTAAGAACTGAAGGGAAGTGTGTGCACAAGTCCATTGCAATTGTTAGATATTAGCTAGATGACCTAATAACTTAGGTCACTAAATACACTGGAATTCTTTTATGtgtttattaattaaaaaaaaaactaatatAAATGATCTAGGATCAGTATTAATTGTCTGAGATAGTTTTTTTCCTATTGGTAAATGTAAACAAAATCAAATGTAATGACAACCAAAGTAGCATGTTTGTTATTAGATTATTAGTGACAAGCAGTTAAGAGCACTGGAGTTACCTTGATGGTCCTGTGTTATTTCATTATGCTGGTACACTTAGCCCACTTGTAAAACTCTAATATTGTCTTGCCTGTTCTTTCAGTGTTACAAAGaggaatttattttccttttcattctcctgggctattttaaaaaataaggggATGGAGATGGGAAAGGATCAAAAAGTCTAACAAAAACAGTTAACCAGCTTTAATGGATGGTATGATACAAAATATTATTACAGTTATTGGCAAAGTCCTTAATTGAATGTATCAGCAGTGCAACCAAATACTGTGTTTGCAATTGTCTCCTTGAATGTGGCCCACGGTTCATTACAGTAGCTGAAATGTGACTTGTTTTCATGTGCTGAAGTGTGAttcttttccagtaaaatgATGGAAACTCTTGATAAGCTGCCAATGCACTGGACCACGAATCTCACTTCTACCTCTTTCCTCCAGAAGCTGTTTGTTGCTTAGAAAGATCCATGATTAGAGGTCCATGCTGTAGAAGGATCAGAGCAGTTTTGACATGCCTCTCAGAAAGTTTATCAGTGTGCCCATGCACGTTTTGTTATTGTGCTTTGCTCCTGAAGGGCTGATGAAGATGCATTACTGTGTCTGGCATCAAAGCCTTCCAGAGAAAGTAGTTTCCTAAAGGAAAGGTGTTTTCAAGACCAAGCCGAAATTCTTGttaagagcaaaataaaatacaaaattgttTTCATAAATGAATTctataagtaaaaaaaatttaaaaattaaaaaataatatccaGCCTAACTAGAATGTGTATTTGTCATTATGCTGATATATTTGcccattttaaaagcatataCAAAGTCTAGAAAGTAATTGATGCACAGGGCCTTAAAGAAGAGTATGCAGCTGAACATCTTGTAAATGAGAAGGTGTGGTATACTTCTATTACACTTCCCATGTGGATGTAGTTCCAAAATGGTGCTTAATATGGCAAAATAAATAACTCAAAACAAGCAGTTTGATAAGTCAAGATTTCCCTATTTCACTTCCTGCTTTAACAAGCACTTCCCACTGTAAAATTCCTTTGAGactttttgaaacattttattctttgaaaatattatttaaaaggcTGTCTAGAGAATCTGGGGAACAGAAATTGCCCTTCTGGATAGGAATAGCAAACAGAACACTTTTGATTTCCAGTCTCCCAAGTTGTCCAATACCATATGTCTTAGGGGAAATAGAAGAACTGTTAGGAGAACTTGGctgaaattaattaatactGTGGTTATAGTATGTTCTTAGGCACCTGAATAACCCAATGTCTATTTCATGTTTTCTATGCCCAGGCTCTGAGTTTATGGAGAATCAGTCACATTTGACCACCAGTCTTACTAATTATGGAAGCTTTTGCTCTCTGTAAAACTTCTAAATGGCCAAAAACCCCTATTGTCAAAGCCCACCAAATGAGACCAGCTTCTAAAACAAAAGAGAGTTGCTCTATGCCTTTGACTCTGTAGAACAGGACGTGTTTTTACTTATTCAGATGTTTTGTTAACTTAAATGTTTGTAACATACACTTATCTCTAAAAATATCTGTGTCAATCCAGTTCAGAAATCAATATTACACCTCTAACACTGTTGTGGTTTGGCAGCCATTACGCctgcattcattttttttaaaagtttttctcTTGTGTAGGCTACAAAAATGGCAAGCAAAATCACTGCACTAAAAAGCTAAAATACTGTTGACTCACTCTTCACATTTGATCCAGCCTGGTTAAAGCTTCATTTGAAATACTTGAGTTTTCAAATACTGTTACCACACTGATTTCCTGAACAGCTATAGGAGATTAGTTTTTTAATGACAGATCAATTACATTATCTTTTTAGTATGAGTAGCATATAAAACAGCAGATAAGTAAAAGAGAGCCTTCAGAAGTATCAAACTCAAAAATCACTTAGGTATTAGACCCTAGTAGTTAGAACTATTATGAGAAAGATCTAAGTGGTTAGAACTCAACCatgcacaaaggaaaatatacCATGAAATGTCAGAGTCCATTCTAAGTGTATAAAATTTTCCATTCCATGGAAATGCTGTATAACAGACCTTAGTAATTTAGCATTATTTACAGTATCTCTTTACAGAGATACACGACCAGACTAGTAAAAAATATAACTGAGAAGACTGAGTTTAAATGAGTGAGGTATCATGTGTAATGTACAGTAAAGAGATGTTTCTGAAGAACTAGTGTAACTTTATAAACTCTAGTTCACTTCAAAAATCTGTTACTTGCTAGCTCAGGCCCCCAGTCAGGCAACTACATCCTTTTCATGTATTTACAAATACCCAAGTCTGTGAGCAAATACAAACTTAGGTAAATAcggattctgtgatttttggtgtttttgttgttgttttttgttgtttttgttgttgtttgttttgtgttgttgttgttgtttgttttgtgttgttgttgttgtttggttgtttggttggggtttttttgctgcctTAGAGACGTTATCCAGGAGAGATTCAGCCGGCTTTCGTCACAGAGTTGATCATAAGTTCATCACAGAGTCTCACAATTCCATATTCAGTTTTTTCACTAGACACAACTTATAATGCAGCAGAAACTTCTTGTTCTCCAGTAGATTGTGTGTAGCTGGAGCTTGGTCGTTCAGCTGTGTCAGCATAGAAAACAGGACAGAATTTAGACAAGTGGACTGCAATCTGTTTTCGGAAAAAGCTGTGAAGGTATTTCCTAAATTTTTCTCCAGCAAAGGCATAAATTATAGGGTTGATACAACAATGGATCATTGAGATTGTTTCTGTCACTTGAATTGCTTTGTGCAGTTGACCATTCCCTTCACAAGTAGAGATAGAAAATGCACCTTGAAAATCACGCAAGAGAATGCAAATGTTGTATGGTGCCCAGAAAATAAAGTAGATAATcatgataataaaaataagcCTGACCGCTTTATGTTTCTTCTCATTCCTACATTGCAGTAACGTCTTTATAATTTGTGTGTAGCTGCAAATCATGATTAACATTGGAATAAGAAGTCCCAGGATATTCATTTTTAAGGTCAGGAACTGCTTCCATGTATTTCTCTGCTCTGATGGATAATGAGCACTACAAGTATAGCCTGAACTTTCCTTCTGAGTTTTGTGAAATACTACCCCAGGGACAGAAATAAGGGCAGCAACAGCCCAAGTGACAATGCTGGCGAGGATGCTGTAGCTAACTGTCCTGGCTTTCAAAGCAAACACTGCATGCACGATGGCCAGGTACCTGTCCAGAGTCAAAAGGATTATGAAAAAGATGCCACTGTAGAAGCCAAGGAGGTAGACACCTGACAGAATTCGACACATCGCCTCCCCAAAAATCCAGTCGTGAACTGCATAATAAGCccaaaaagggagagaaaatacaaacagCAGATCGGAGATTGCCAAGTTGAGCAGGTAGATGTCAGTCATACTCTTCAGCCTCTTGTATTTTACCAGGATAAGGACAACAAGCATGTTGCCTGTCAGGCCAAATATCACCACTAAAGAATAAAGAGGTGGCAAAAAAATTGCTGCAAAATGCTTTTCCTCAGTTGCAGGGCAAGGCGTCGAATCACTGTAGTCAAATTCTGTTGTCAGTGGCCAGTCGGTGAAGTCTGTGGTTTCGTTTCCCATGGTCTATTGGtctggaaaggaggaaaggacaTTAAAGTAGAGAAATCTCCAAGCTTTGCAGTGAAGAGAGTGAAACATActgatattttcttctgaaaagttTTGCTGATGAGCACACAAGCATTACTTTGTCAAGAGAATAAAATTGCAGAGCTCCCAAGAAGCTCATCCATACCATTGTGGAGTCTCACTGCTTCATGTTGGAAGCGTGATGTGTGTCATTTCCCACGTGTAAATTGCCATGtgcatttttcctcttcagtaGAGATTGTCAGCTGCCTGGCCTAACCAGAGACAGAGGAATGGTGGGTTGAATCCAAGCCATGGCTATTCTTGATTTAGGCACTGTGTGAGGGACTGGCCTTCCCTTGCAAGGAGTCAGGGCGTAGGAGGTGAGTGAGGGAGCAGACCTGTGAAAGCCCTCAGGCAAGTTCTGCCACACATTGGGAGCAGAGAAATCCTTGTGATTGTCACGTCAGCTCCTCACATCTCCAAAGCCTCCCCTTTTCCCCAAGTCCCTGTGGTAGGACTGTGAGCcagatgcagcagcacagatttgTAACTTGATCTCTGAAAAGCTCAGAGAACTGTCTTCTCACTGACCCCCAGAGAACATGGAAGAATTCCTGTGTGTCCCATGAGAAGCTGGGCAGAGGATTTTGGGAAGACAGGTGTCAGAGGGGCCAAAGTGCTTTGCAGTCTCTCAGTGAGGAAATGCAATCAATGCCTTTGGTAGCCACTCAAAGAGAGCTGCTTGCTGTCTGGTTAAAGGGCTgctcttgccttcctgtgccaTCATGACTGCTTTTATCAGACACTTCATGGCAGACAGGTGGCTGCCCATGGCACGGTGTTGGTTTTGAAATCTGTCTTTTTCTGGAAATGCTTTTAGAAATGCGTGCTTTCAGGCAAAGGCAACAGAGTGCTCCTGATGTAGAAGAGTTCAGGCAGTGTGTCTGGCCCAGCTTGCTGTGTGATCCCTGACTGCTCATGTGGTGCACCAGCATTCAGTCCTTTCCTGGACGGACTTTTCTCagtggtgtggtctgccttgtGTGATTGAAGGCATCCTTTGCAGAGACTACACTCtcaaaaccaccaccaccatttcattctttctgCACTTGAGCTCTGCAAGTCTAAATGTCACAAGAAACTCAGCCCATGGCTGAAGTGACTGAGAGACAGGCTCCTGCATTGCTTTTTGGTATAAGTTCATAGTGGTCCATTCTGACTCAGAGCTTGTGAAATCCCCAGATCATCTCTTTGTGCCTGTAGTAAAACCTCTCAGGAGAAAGGACTCTTTTCTGGGGTAAAAACAGATTGACACAGATTGAGGACGCTGTAACTTTAAGCAAAGTGGCTGATTTAGCTAAAGCTATGATGAGGTCTTGGGGAAGGGGCTGCTAGGTCTGTGACCTTAAAAATGAGattctgctgccagctcctgatGGAGAATCTTATTCTGCACAGTGGAGATATGCATCTGCCCCAGAAGAGGAAGTTTTGTTGGAGCAAATTCTGTACAAAAAGAAGCCTTGCACAAAAAACATGCTGCTTTTGCAAAACTTTTTCATGCTCTTTCCCCGAGTTTTGGCGTCTGGCTACCAGCTCTGCTCCTAAGAATAATAGTAACAACGACACCCATGTCTTTTGGAGAATGAGGAGCAAGAGAATATTAGCAAATTGTAATTGCTTGTGTCTCAGCTTTGCCCAGATACAAATTCTTGATGACAAATAAGTGCTGTCAACCTCTTCAAAGACTATCTTTTAGGAAACTCTGGTAAACTCTGTGAAATAGATTTTTTCCATAGTCATACTAACTATATAGTTATTACAATGCAGCAGTAATGGTTTTTTTGGTAAAGGAAGTGGCTGTGGCTGTTGTCAGTAAATAACTTGATTTTAAGGTAGCTAGGGGTTTATATTTCTTAAGAATTTTcaggaacatttttttaaaaagtgagttTATAAAACACTCTTTTGTCTAAGACATTAAATTCTTTACTTCAACACATGATGAGACTTGGGCATTACCCAACTAAATATTTAAGATTTCCTTCAGTAAGATTTGCTAGATTCAGGTTGCATGCCCTGACACTACATTCCTGCACACAGCTAAATATCCTCATTTACAATGTGTCAGTCAGACATGCTGTATACTGGGACTATGGCATGAGTGCCAGATCCATCCAGCACTTCCTGTCTTGCTCATTTTGCACCTGTGGGATGGTGATGCATAAATATGGTTATGAAAAACAACTAAGTCATAAACCCAGAGTGGAATTTTTTGACTGATAGAATTCACAGCAAAATGCTGCCTTGATATTACTGTGATAATTCTTTATGTGACAGACCCTTCTTCCAGTTAACTGCTAT encodes:
- the LOC134046381 gene encoding C-C chemokine receptor type 5-like, with translation MGNETTDFTDWPLTTEFDYSDSTPCPATEEKHFAAIFLPPLYSLVVIFGLTGNMLVVLILVKYKRLKSMTDIYLLNLAISDLLFVFSLPFWAYYAVHDWIFGEAMCRILSGVYLLGFYSGIFFIILLTLDRYLAIVHAVFALKARTVSYSILASIVTWAVAALISVPGVVFHKTQKESSGYTCSAHYPSEQRNTWKQFLTLKMNILGLLIPMLIMICSYTQIIKTLLQCRNEKKHKAVRLIFIIMIIYFIFWAPYNICILLRDFQGAFSISTCEGNGQLHKAIQVTETISMIHCCINPIIYAFAGEKFRKYLHSFFRKQIAVHLSKFCPVFYADTAERPSSSYTQSTGEQEVSAAL